From a region of the Rhodococcus sp. 4CII genome:
- a CDS encoding Rossmann-like and DUF2520 domain-containing protein gives MTSFGITNGPAPARLTVGIVSAGRVGTAIGAALERAGHVVVACSAVSDASRHRARTRLPETEVLPVAEVAARSELLILAVPDAELPSLIAGLASTRAVPNRAIVAHTSGANGIGILQPLTEQGIVPLAIHPAMTFTGHDEDTVRLASACFGVTAADDIGYAIGQSLVLEIGGEPVRVREDMRPLYHAALAHGSNHLVTLVVDAVAALRVALEGQELLGQELIGDEPNGLAERVLQPLLSAALDNALRRGPSALTGPVARGDSQAVATHLRVLEEVDPQIAAGYRALSLRSAQRAGASPELLDILEDRR, from the coding sequence GTGACCTCTTTCGGGATCACTAATGGCCCTGCGCCTGCGAGGTTGACGGTAGGAATCGTCTCCGCCGGCCGGGTCGGTACAGCAATCGGTGCCGCGTTGGAGCGGGCAGGACACGTCGTCGTCGCCTGCTCGGCGGTCTCCGACGCGTCACGTCACCGGGCACGCACCCGGCTCCCTGAGACCGAGGTCCTGCCGGTGGCGGAGGTCGCCGCCCGCTCCGAACTGCTGATCCTCGCAGTTCCCGACGCCGAACTGCCGTCGCTGATCGCAGGCCTGGCCTCCACCCGGGCGGTGCCGAACCGTGCGATCGTGGCCCACACGTCCGGAGCGAACGGCATCGGAATTCTCCAACCGCTCACCGAGCAGGGCATCGTGCCGCTCGCGATCCACCCGGCGATGACGTTCACCGGGCATGACGAGGACACCGTCCGTCTCGCGTCAGCCTGTTTCGGCGTCACCGCCGCCGATGACATCGGGTACGCGATCGGGCAGTCACTGGTTCTCGAGATCGGCGGGGAGCCCGTCCGGGTCCGCGAGGACATGCGGCCGCTGTACCACGCCGCCCTCGCCCACGGCAGCAATCACCTCGTCACGCTCGTCGTCGACGCCGTCGCCGCACTGCGGGTCGCGCTCGAAGGCCAGGAACTGCTCGGCCAGGAGTTGATCGGCGACGAGCCCAACGGTCTGGCCGAACGTGTTCTCCAGCCGCTGCTCTCGGCGGCACTCGACAACGCCCTGCGGCGTGGGCCGTCGGCGCTGACGGGGCCCGTCGCGCGGGGCGACTCCCAGGCGGTGGCCACGCACCTGCGGGTCCTCGAGGAAGTCGATCCGCAGATCGCGGCCGGCTACCGCGCTCTCTCACTGCGGTCGGCGCAACGCGCCGGCGCGTCACCCGAACTGCTCGACATCCTGGAAGACCGGAGGTGA
- a CDS encoding DUF6779 domain-containing protein — protein sequence MTNPGRLKSARRNRRSASQMIVAGLLALAVIASLFLIFSDSVQLLRVGLVAALWAATVGAIAMTKYRRESALDKAKVNDLQTVYELQLEREISARREYELTVEKRVRSEVRADADELAALRAELASLRKNLEALFDGAMPTERIALRADSTRVQELAGGSYSSYQPAASGLYVPGAGHAAGAGHQSGSAQQSQPFANPDDDPVTAETSIVEPLDAGRVEPEIEVEPEPEPVAEVVPDRAPEPKPAPKPAPKPEPEVAAGTEPAIEPEPEAEGRRGRRRAAEDEEQSGAHSNGLSVAEIMANMQSTSGSAQAGGGRRRRAD from the coding sequence ATGACGAATCCTGGTCGCCTGAAGTCTGCGCGCCGCAACAGGCGCAGCGCGAGCCAGATGATCGTTGCGGGGTTGCTGGCTCTAGCGGTGATCGCGTCCCTGTTCCTGATCTTCAGCGACAGCGTCCAACTCCTGAGAGTGGGCCTGGTGGCGGCACTCTGGGCCGCGACGGTCGGTGCCATCGCGATGACGAAGTACCGGCGCGAGTCGGCGCTGGACAAGGCGAAGGTCAACGATCTGCAGACCGTGTACGAGTTGCAGCTGGAGCGGGAGATCTCGGCGCGGCGCGAATACGAACTCACCGTGGAGAAGCGGGTGCGCAGCGAAGTGCGCGCCGACGCCGACGAACTCGCCGCGCTGCGGGCCGAGCTCGCGTCGCTCCGCAAGAATCTCGAAGCGTTGTTCGACGGTGCGATGCCGACCGAACGGATCGCGCTGCGCGCCGATTCGACGCGTGTGCAGGAACTCGCCGGCGGCTCCTACAGCAGCTATCAGCCGGCCGCGTCCGGCCTGTACGTCCCGGGTGCGGGACACGCCGCCGGGGCGGGGCACCAGAGCGGCTCGGCTCAGCAGTCGCAACCGTTCGCGAATCCGGACGACGATCCGGTCACCGCCGAGACGTCGATCGTGGAGCCCCTCGACGCCGGCCGCGTCGAACCCGAAATCGAGGTCGAGCCGGAACCGGAGCCAGTCGCCGAGGTAGTGCCCGACCGCGCGCCGGAGCCGAAGCCCGCACCGAAGCCCGCACCGAAGCCCGAACCCGAGGTCGCGGCCGGAACGGAACCCGCGATCGAGCCCGAACCGGAGGCGGAGGGACGCCGCGGGCGCCGACGCGCAGCGGAGGACGAAGAACAGTCCGGCGCGCATTCGAACGGGCTGTCCGTCGCCGAGATCATGGCGAACATGCAGTCGACATCGGGGTCCGCCCAGGCCGGCGGAGGCAGGCGTCGCCGCGCCGACTAG
- a CDS encoding DUF3180 domain-containing protein has protein sequence MKPTRIWDLLFLAALALAATWILVRVFYGSFPPIPVYAGASLYPVALIEVVLAFMVRSRVSNHQLGDGPHQLHPITAARVAALAKASALVGAATAGVWGGFLLYLLPQRSVLRAAVSDSPGAWVGLVAALALVGAALWLEHCCRTPDDPSDEPAH, from the coding sequence ATGAAACCCACCCGGATCTGGGATCTGCTGTTCCTGGCCGCTCTCGCCCTCGCCGCCACCTGGATTCTGGTTCGCGTGTTCTACGGGTCGTTTCCCCCCATTCCCGTGTACGCCGGTGCGTCGCTGTATCCGGTCGCGCTGATCGAGGTCGTACTCGCCTTCATGGTGCGATCCCGGGTCAGCAATCATCAGTTGGGCGACGGCCCGCATCAGCTGCACCCCATCACGGCGGCCCGGGTCGCGGCGCTGGCGAAGGCGTCCGCGCTCGTCGGTGCGGCGACGGCCGGCGTGTGGGGCGGTTTCCTGCTGTACCTGCTTCCGCAGCGTTCGGTGCTCCGGGCGGCGGTCTCGGACAGCCCCGGAGCGTGGGTGGGTCTCGTCGCCGCATTGGCGCTCGTCGGCGCCGCACTGTGGCTCGAACACTGCTGCCGCACCCCCGACGACCCGTCGGACGAGCCGGCGCATTAG
- the folK gene encoding 2-amino-4-hydroxy-6-hydroxymethyldihydropteridine diphosphokinase, whose amino-acid sequence MSRAVLSIGSNVGDSLAHLQSVLDGLDDAVVAVSAVFSTAPWGGVEQQDFLNAVVVVDDPALDGYGWLRRGQELEAAADRVRTERWGPRTLDVDVVSCGEVRSDDPELTLPHPRAHERAFVLIPWLDVDPEAVLPVDGTSTRVDALVALLDEDERAGVHRTDLVLNRRSR is encoded by the coding sequence ATGAGCCGCGCGGTGTTGTCGATCGGGTCGAATGTCGGCGACAGCCTCGCCCATCTGCAGTCCGTCCTCGACGGGCTCGACGACGCGGTCGTGGCCGTCTCGGCGGTGTTTTCGACGGCGCCGTGGGGCGGTGTGGAGCAGCAGGACTTCCTCAACGCGGTCGTCGTCGTCGACGATCCCGCACTCGACGGCTACGGCTGGTTGCGGCGCGGGCAGGAACTCGAGGCCGCCGCCGATCGGGTGCGCACCGAACGGTGGGGCCCGCGCACGCTGGACGTCGACGTCGTTTCGTGCGGCGAAGTCCGCAGCGACGACCCCGAACTGACCTTGCCGCACCCGCGGGCGCACGAACGCGCCTTCGTGCTGATTCCGTGGCTGGACGTCGACCCGGAGGCCGTGCTGCCCGTCGACGGGACGAGCACCCGGGTCGACGCGCTGGTGGCACTGCTGGACGAGGACGAACGGGCCGGTGTGCACCGGACGGACCTCGTCCTGAACCGGCGGTCGCGATGA
- the folB gene encoding dihydroneopterin aldolase — MSDRIELRGLKVRGNHGVFEHEKRDGQDFYVDITVWMDLAVAAASDDLADTLDYGGLAERAAAIVAGPPRDLIETVAAEIADGVMTDPRVRSTEVVLHKPSAPIPLTFADVAVVAHRSRP; from the coding sequence GTGAGTGATCGAATCGAGTTGCGCGGCTTGAAGGTTCGTGGCAACCACGGCGTCTTCGAACACGAGAAGCGAGATGGTCAGGACTTCTACGTCGACATCACCGTCTGGATGGACCTCGCGGTCGCGGCCGCGTCGGACGACCTCGCCGACACCCTCGACTACGGCGGGCTGGCCGAGCGCGCGGCCGCGATCGTCGCCGGGCCGCCGCGGGACCTCATCGAAACCGTGGCCGCGGAGATCGCGGACGGGGTGATGACCGATCCTCGTGTCCGGAGCACCGAGGTGGTGTTGCACAAGCCGTCCGCGCCGATCCCGCTGACCTTCGCGGACGTGGCGGTGGTTGCACACAGGTCGAGGCCATGA
- the folP gene encoding dihydropteroate synthase: protein MTVIELPSPGRTVVMGVLNVTSDSFSDGGRFLDRDAALQRGLELKRLGVDIVDVGGESTRPGAARVDPDVEAARVAPVIADLVREGICVSVDTMRASVAEAAIEAGASIINDVAGGRADAAMASVVADAGVPWILMHWRSAADYVHRGTADHYEDVVREVRDELMTQVDVAVKAGVDQGSLVLDPGLGFAKNADHNWALLKALPEFNELGFPVLIGASRKRFLGALLADADGDPRPPAGRETATAVVSALAATHGAWGVRVHDAQASLDAIAVAEAWTKGAAGRE from the coding sequence GTGACCGTGATCGAGTTGCCCTCGCCGGGCCGAACCGTGGTGATGGGTGTCCTGAACGTCACCTCCGATTCGTTTTCCGACGGGGGCCGTTTCCTCGATCGCGACGCGGCGCTGCAACGCGGTCTCGAGTTGAAGCGCCTCGGCGTCGACATCGTCGACGTCGGCGGCGAGTCCACCCGGCCCGGCGCCGCGCGGGTCGATCCCGACGTCGAGGCCGCGCGGGTCGCACCCGTGATCGCGGACCTGGTGCGCGAGGGCATCTGCGTCAGCGTCGACACGATGCGGGCCTCCGTCGCGGAGGCCGCGATCGAGGCGGGCGCGTCGATCATCAACGACGTTGCCGGTGGCCGCGCGGATGCGGCGATGGCCTCGGTCGTCGCGGACGCCGGGGTGCCGTGGATCCTGATGCACTGGCGTTCGGCTGCCGACTACGTGCACCGCGGCACCGCCGACCACTACGAAGACGTGGTCCGGGAGGTCCGGGACGAACTGATGACCCAGGTCGACGTGGCCGTGAAGGCCGGGGTGGATCAGGGTTCCCTGGTGCTCGATCCGGGTCTCGGTTTCGCGAAGAACGCCGACCACAACTGGGCGTTGCTGAAGGCGCTGCCCGAATTCAACGAGCTGGGTTTTCCCGTCCTCATCGGCGCGTCCCGCAAACGGTTCCTGGGCGCACTGCTGGCGGACGCGGACGGCGATCCCCGGCCACCGGCAGGCCGGGAGACTGCGACGGCGGTCGTGTCGGCGCTGGCCGCGACGCACGGCGCGTGGGGAGTGCGCGTGCACGACGCGCAGGCGTCCCTCGACGCCATCGCGGTGGCCGAAGCCTGGACAAAGGGTGCAGCCGGACGTGAGTGA
- the folE gene encoding GTP cyclohydrolase I FolE, protein MSVNHLGSEPVALETGRVFDQPRAEAAVRELLIAIGEDPDRPGLRDTPARVARSYREVFAGLYTDPDTVLNTTFDEGHQELVLVRDIPLYSTCEHHLVSFHGVAHVGYIPGRTGKVTGLSKLARVVDLYAKRPQVQERLTSQIADAVMRKLDPRGAIVVIEAEHLCMAMRGIRKPGASTTTSAVRGLLQSSAASRSEALDLILRK, encoded by the coding sequence TTGTCGGTGAATCATCTCGGTAGTGAGCCCGTCGCACTCGAGACAGGCCGGGTGTTCGATCAGCCGCGGGCCGAGGCGGCGGTGCGCGAACTGCTGATCGCGATCGGTGAAGACCCGGACCGTCCCGGACTCCGCGACACACCGGCCCGGGTGGCGCGGTCGTATCGGGAGGTCTTCGCGGGCCTCTACACCGACCCGGACACCGTGTTGAACACGACATTCGACGAGGGGCACCAGGAATTGGTGCTGGTTCGCGACATCCCGTTGTACTCCACGTGTGAGCACCATCTCGTGTCGTTCCACGGCGTCGCCCACGTCGGGTACATCCCCGGCCGGACGGGCAAGGTGACTGGGCTGTCGAAGCTGGCCCGCGTCGTCGACCTGTACGCCAAGCGCCCGCAGGTCCAGGAGCGTCTGACCAGCCAGATCGCCGATGCCGTGATGCGCAAACTCGACCCGCGCGGCGCCATCGTGGTCATCGAGGCCGAGCATCTGTGCATGGCGATGCGGGGAATCCGCAAGCCCGGTGCGAGTACCACCACCTCCGCGGTGCGTGGTCTCCTCCAGTCCAGCGCGGCCTCACGTTCCGAGGCTCTGGACCTTATTCTGCGGAAGTGA
- the ftsH gene encoding ATP-dependent zinc metalloprotease FtsH: MNRKTVFRNLAIVAGILLVIYAFSYFGNDTRGFKSVDTSVAIAQLDANNVDKAQIDDREQQVRLWLKDGNDATDGKTEILAKYPASASEQIFNEISDKGLQSYNTTVTQESWLTSILLFVLPMVILLGIFFFVMSRMQGGGRGGVMGFGKSKAKQLSKDMPKTTFADVAGADEAVEELYEIKDFLQNPARYQALGAKIPKGVLLYGPPGTGKTLLARAVAGEAGVPFFTISGSDFVEMFVGVGASRVRDMFDQAKQNSPCIIFVDEIDAVGRQRGAGLGGGHDEREQTLNQLLVEMDGFGDRTGIILIAATNRPDILDPALLRPGRFDRQIPVGAPDLAGRRAILKVHSQGKPIDQHADLEGLAKRTVGMSGADLANVINEAALLTARENGTVITEAALEESVDRVVGGPRRKSRIISEHEKKITAYHEGGHTLAAWAMPDIEPVYKVTILARGRTGGHAMTVPEDDKGLMTRSEMIARLVMAMGGRAAEELVFHEPTTGASSDIDMATKIARSMVTEYGMSAKLGAVRYGQEGGDPFLGRSMGQQSDYSHEVAREIDEEVRNLIEAAHTEAWAILNEYRDVLDILATELLERETLTRKDLEKIFHSVEKRPRITAFNDFGHRTPSDKPPVKTPRELAVERGEPWPQHPEPVFAQQQSQPAPPQQQYPHPAPANGYSQPAPTRPQGGMPQPRPDYGAPAGWSAPGWPPRDPGNQNPEGQYPGNQRPVNQGPGDQGSGNQGPGNQWNPPHEQRGTGDDDAQTRAWKGPDGSN, from the coding sequence ATGAACCGTAAGACTGTGTTTCGAAACCTGGCGATAGTCGCCGGCATCCTGCTGGTGATCTACGCCTTCAGCTACTTCGGCAACGACACGCGCGGATTCAAGAGTGTCGACACCTCGGTGGCGATCGCGCAACTCGACGCCAACAACGTCGACAAGGCGCAGATCGACGACCGGGAGCAGCAGGTGCGCCTGTGGCTGAAGGACGGCAACGACGCCACCGACGGCAAGACCGAGATCCTCGCCAAGTATCCGGCGTCGGCGTCCGAGCAGATCTTCAACGAGATCTCCGACAAGGGCCTGCAGAGCTACAACACCACGGTCACGCAGGAGAGCTGGCTCACGTCCATCCTGCTGTTCGTCCTGCCGATGGTGATCCTGCTCGGCATCTTCTTCTTCGTGATGAGCCGGATGCAGGGCGGCGGTCGCGGCGGTGTCATGGGCTTCGGCAAGTCGAAGGCCAAGCAACTGTCGAAGGACATGCCGAAGACGACCTTCGCCGACGTCGCGGGTGCGGACGAGGCCGTCGAGGAGCTCTACGAGATCAAGGACTTCCTGCAGAATCCGGCGCGCTACCAGGCATTGGGCGCGAAGATTCCCAAGGGCGTCCTGCTGTACGGCCCGCCCGGGACCGGTAAGACGCTGCTCGCCCGTGCGGTGGCAGGCGAGGCCGGGGTGCCCTTCTTCACGATTTCCGGTTCGGACTTCGTCGAGATGTTCGTCGGTGTGGGTGCGTCCCGCGTGCGTGACATGTTCGATCAGGCCAAGCAGAACAGTCCGTGCATCATCTTCGTCGACGAGATCGACGCCGTCGGACGCCAGCGTGGCGCCGGCCTCGGTGGCGGCCACGACGAGCGCGAGCAGACTCTCAACCAGTTGCTCGTCGAAATGGACGGTTTCGGTGACCGCACCGGCATCATCCTGATCGCGGCCACCAACCGCCCCGACATTCTGGACCCGGCGCTGCTGCGTCCGGGCCGCTTCGACCGGCAGATCCCGGTCGGCGCCCCCGACCTCGCCGGTCGCCGCGCCATCCTCAAGGTGCACTCGCAGGGCAAGCCGATCGATCAGCATGCCGACCTCGAGGGCCTCGCCAAGCGCACCGTCGGAATGTCGGGCGCCGACCTGGCGAACGTCATCAACGAGGCCGCGCTGCTCACGGCCCGCGAGAACGGCACCGTCATCACGGAGGCCGCGCTGGAGGAGTCGGTCGACCGCGTCGTCGGCGGTCCCCGCCGCAAGAGCCGCATCATCAGCGAGCACGAGAAGAAGATCACCGCGTACCACGAGGGCGGGCACACGCTCGCCGCGTGGGCGATGCCCGACATCGAGCCCGTCTACAAGGTCACCATCCTCGCCCGCGGCCGCACCGGCGGTCACGCGATGACGGTTCCCGAGGACGACAAGGGCCTGATGACGCGGTCCGAGATGATCGCCCGGCTCGTCATGGCGATGGGTGGCCGCGCGGCCGAGGAACTCGTGTTCCACGAGCCCACCACCGGTGCGTCCTCCGACATCGACATGGCGACGAAGATCGCCCGGTCGATGGTCACCGAATACGGCATGAGCGCCAAGCTGGGCGCGGTGCGGTACGGCCAGGAGGGCGGCGACCCGTTCCTGGGCCGCTCGATGGGGCAGCAGTCCGACTACTCCCACGAGGTCGCGCGCGAGATCGACGAAGAGGTCCGCAACCTCATCGAAGCGGCGCACACCGAGGCGTGGGCCATCCTCAACGAATACCGGGACGTGCTGGACATCCTGGCCACCGAACTGCTCGAGCGCGAGACCCTCACCCGCAAGGATCTCGAGAAGATCTTCCACAGCGTCGAGAAGCGGCCCCGGATCACCGCGTTCAACGACTTCGGCCACCGGACCCCGTCCGACAAGCCGCCGGTCAAGACGCCGCGGGAACTCGCCGTGGAGCGCGGTGAGCCGTGGCCCCAGCACCCCGAGCCGGTGTTCGCGCAGCAGCAGTCGCAGCCGGCTCCGCCGCAGCAGCAGTACCCGCACCCGGCGCCCGCCAACGGCTACTCGCAGCCGGCGCCGACCCGGCCGCAGGGTGGGATGCCACAGCCGCGTCCCGACTACGGCGCCCCCGCGGGTTGGTCCGCTCCGGGCTGGCCGCCACGCGATCCCGGCAACCAGAACCCGGAGGGTCAGTACCCCGGTAACCAGCGTCCCGTAAATCAGGGGCCCGGTGACCAGGGTTCGGGAAACCAGGGTCCGGGGAATCAGTGGAACCCGCCGCACGAGCAGCGCGGCACCGGGGACGACGACGCTCAGACGAGGGCCTGGAAAGGACCGGACGGATCGAACTGA
- a CDS encoding amidase translates to MGHSPFTPAAVVAEQVRSGVAGPTEAVEASLAAIAERDPKIRAFVTVLEDQARADAAALSQRPDLATLPLAGVPVAIKDVIPVAGLPMREGSTATSAEPRATDHAVVARLKAAGAVVVGLTTLPELAVWGSTDAPGHITRNPWNLSRTCGGSSGGAAAAVAAGMVPLSHGTDGLGSIRIPAANCGVFGIKPGRGVVPSELGATSWFGMAENGPLATTVGDAALMLSVLADRPDLARIGASEPLRIAVAAGSPTFLATVDPQWRDAAVRAGTELTGSGHDVEPATLPYPVNLLPVLARWTAGTAADAKGLDRRQLQPRTRRHVALGRALGRFVRPEQVDKLEESLREFFEKYDVVVTPALAQPPLAATAWSERSWASNVVANVRYAPFSALWNLVGWPAASVPVGTHSHSGTPLAVQIAAPPGGEARILALAAHIERVGGWPRVAPAR, encoded by the coding sequence ATGGGGCATTCCCCGTTCACTCCCGCCGCCGTCGTCGCCGAGCAGGTCCGCTCGGGCGTCGCGGGCCCCACGGAGGCCGTGGAGGCCTCGCTCGCCGCCATCGCGGAGCGCGACCCGAAGATCCGGGCGTTCGTCACCGTCCTCGAGGACCAGGCCAGAGCCGACGCGGCAGCGCTGTCACAACGGCCGGATCTGGCCACTCTTCCGCTGGCGGGAGTGCCCGTCGCGATCAAGGACGTCATCCCCGTGGCCGGACTGCCGATGCGCGAGGGATCGACGGCGACCAGCGCCGAACCGAGAGCCACCGACCACGCCGTCGTCGCACGACTGAAAGCGGCGGGAGCCGTGGTCGTGGGCCTGACGACGCTCCCCGAACTGGCAGTGTGGGGATCCACCGACGCGCCCGGCCACATCACCCGCAATCCGTGGAACCTGTCCCGGACCTGCGGTGGTTCGTCCGGGGGCGCCGCTGCCGCCGTGGCCGCGGGAATGGTGCCGCTGTCCCACGGGACCGACGGGCTGGGTTCGATCCGCATCCCCGCGGCGAACTGCGGGGTGTTCGGCATCAAACCGGGCCGCGGGGTCGTGCCGTCCGAACTCGGTGCCACCTCATGGTTCGGGATGGCCGAGAACGGGCCCCTGGCCACGACCGTCGGCGACGCCGCCCTGATGCTCTCCGTGCTCGCCGACCGCCCGGACCTCGCCCGGATCGGCGCGTCGGAGCCGCTGCGCATCGCGGTGGCGGCCGGCTCGCCCACATTCCTGGCCACGGTCGACCCGCAGTGGCGGGACGCGGCCGTCCGCGCCGGGACGGAACTGACCGGTTCGGGGCACGACGTCGAACCGGCGACGTTGCCGTATCCGGTCAACCTGCTTCCTGTCCTCGCCCGCTGGACCGCGGGAACGGCCGCCGACGCGAAAGGGCTCGATCGGCGGCAACTGCAACCGCGGACCCGCAGGCATGTCGCGCTCGGCCGGGCGCTGGGCCGGTTCGTCCGCCCGGAGCAGGTCGACAAGCTCGAGGAGTCGCTGCGCGAGTTCTTCGAGAAATACGACGTCGTCGTCACGCCCGCGCTCGCCCAGCCGCCGCTCGCGGCCACGGCGTGGAGCGAGCGGTCGTGGGCGTCGAACGTCGTGGCCAATGTGCGGTACGCCCCGTTCAGCGCGCTGTGGAACCTCGTCGGCTGGCCGGCGGCGAGTGTTCCCGTCGGCACGCACTCGCACTCGGGCACACCGCTCGCCGTGCAGATCGCCGCGCCGCCCGGCGGTGAGGCGAGAATCCTGGCGCTCGCCGCTCACATCGAGCGGGTGGGCGGCTGGCCGAGGGTCGCGCCCGCCCGGTGA
- a CDS encoding serine/threonine-protein kinase has protein sequence MSRGNGSGRDGSAAGSDSAERTVGATNSEQTSEATVAAGPSTVTAEQTLSARTMTAGQTAPAASEQTAAAEQTAAAERTAAADRTATAATAATAAPTVTARQPDTLITKPPSNAALDDVEVGQQVDDFDLLMGLGSGAFGRVFLARQRSMQRLVAVKISHDKGNEPQTLAQLDHDYIVRVFDQRLLEDRQLRLLYMQYLPGGTLLRVLRRVRVTPEQDRTGRLLLDVVDEEMREKGEIRPTDSSVRDEIASLTWPETIAWLGRRLAEALDYAGKRGVLHRDIKPANILLTAEGVPKLADFNISFSDNVTGASPLAYFGGSLAYMSPEQLEACHRGMPGTAADLDTRSDIFALGVMLWELMCGRRPFQDEDVSSESLAALEAMLDSRSRDVDPEFLDQLPHDCPPSLRRVLLTCLAPKPEDRWSSGAELAQQFDLCLNPRARDLVDPPPNSWRMRLRRFALPILVFGIAVPNALAGAYNYHHNKMLIISNLTPEAQQSFEGIQLVINSIAFPLGAILLLYWCRYPLLVPRGLRKGKTYDRQTLARARTDTLLLGDRVVLVVFGLWLIAGIAYPISLQLAAGNVPPGAYVHFIASLIVCGAVSVAYPFFVVAFFAVRCIYPTLLPQDIASSADAHKLRGLDRRSTLYLAVAASVPLAGVAGVTFLSPDEITLVIIAVRILCVGGIFAFVGVYWLFRQLEQDLRALELAVSHDPVR, from the coding sequence ATGAGCAGAGGAAACGGGTCGGGCAGAGACGGATCGGCCGCTGGATCGGACTCTGCCGAACGAACCGTCGGAGCCACGAACTCCGAACAGACCAGCGAAGCGACGGTCGCGGCCGGCCCGTCGACGGTGACCGCTGAGCAAACCCTGTCGGCACGGACGATGACTGCCGGGCAGACCGCACCCGCCGCGTCCGAACAAACCGCTGCCGCGGAACAGACCGCCGCTGCCGAGCGAACCGCAGCCGCCGACCGGACCGCGACGGCCGCGACGGCCGCGACGGCCGCTCCGACCGTGACGGCCCGGCAACCGGACACGCTCATCACGAAGCCGCCGAGCAACGCGGCTCTCGACGATGTGGAGGTCGGGCAGCAGGTTGACGACTTCGACCTGCTGATGGGTCTGGGCAGCGGCGCGTTCGGCCGGGTCTTCCTGGCACGCCAGCGGTCGATGCAGCGGCTCGTCGCGGTGAAGATCTCGCACGACAAGGGGAACGAGCCGCAGACCCTCGCGCAACTCGACCACGACTACATCGTGCGGGTGTTCGACCAGCGGCTGCTCGAGGACCGGCAGCTGCGCCTCCTGTACATGCAGTACCTACCGGGCGGCACGCTGCTGCGGGTTCTGCGCCGCGTCCGCGTCACCCCGGAACAGGACCGGACCGGCAGACTCCTGCTGGACGTGGTCGACGAGGAGATGCGGGAGAAGGGCGAGATCAGGCCCACCGACTCGAGTGTGCGGGATGAGATCGCGTCGCTGACCTGGCCGGAGACGATCGCGTGGCTGGGGCGGCGACTGGCCGAGGCCCTCGATTACGCGGGCAAGCGCGGCGTCCTGCACCGCGACATCAAACCCGCCAACATCCTGCTGACGGCGGAGGGCGTGCCCAAGCTCGCCGATTTCAACATCAGTTTCAGCGACAACGTCACCGGGGCTTCGCCGCTCGCCTATTTCGGCGGGTCCCTGGCCTACATGTCCCCCGAGCAACTCGAGGCATGTCACCGCGGAATGCCCGGAACGGCGGCTGACCTCGACACCCGCAGCGACATCTTCGCTCTCGGGGTGATGCTGTGGGAGCTGATGTGCGGGCGCCGACCGTTCCAGGACGAGGACGTGTCGAGCGAGTCGCTCGCCGCACTCGAGGCGATGCTGGACAGCCGCAGCCGCGACGTCGACCCGGAGTTCCTCGACCAGTTGCCGCACGACTGTCCCCCGTCGCTGCGGCGGGTGCTCCTCACCTGTTTGGCGCCGAAGCCCGAGGACCGGTGGTCGTCCGGCGCCGAGCTGGCCCAGCAGTTCGACCTGTGCCTGAACCCGCGGGCCCGTGATCTCGTCGATCCGCCGCCGAACAGTTGGCGTATGCGGTTGCGCCGCTTCGCCCTCCCGATTCTGGTTTTCGGTATCGCAGTGCCGAACGCACTCGCCGGCGCGTACAACTATCACCACAACAAGATGCTGATCATCAGCAACCTGACACCGGAGGCGCAGCAGTCGTTCGAGGGGATCCAGTTGGTCATCAATTCGATCGCGTTCCCGCTGGGCGCGATCCTGCTGCTGTATTGGTGCCGGTATCCGCTGCTCGTGCCCCGGGGGCTGCGCAAGGGAAAGACGTACGACCGTCAGACGCTGGCCCGCGCCCGCACCGACACGTTGCTGCTCGGCGACCGCGTGGTGCTGGTGGTGTTCGGGTTGTGGCTCATCGCGGGTATCGCGTACCCGATTTCGCTGCAGCTCGCGGCGGGGAACGTGCCCCCGGGGGCGTATGTGCACTTCATCGCGTCACTGATCGTGTGCGGCGCCGTGTCCGTCGCGTACCCGTTCTTCGTGGTCGCGTTCTTCGCGGTGCGCTGCATCTACCCGACCCTGCTGCCGCAGGACATCGCCAGCAGCGCCGACGCCCACAAGCTGCGGGGTCTCGACCGCCGCAGCACGCTGTACCTGGCCGTGGCCGCGTCGGTTCCGCTGGCCGGGGTAGCCGGGGTGACGTTCCTGTCGCCCGACGAGATCACGCTGGTGATCATCGCGGTCCGCATCCTGTGCGTCGGCGGCATCTTCGCGTTCGTCGGCGTGTACTGGCTGTTCCGGCAGTTGGAGCAGGACCTCCGGGCGCTGGAGCTCGCCGTGTCCCACGACCCCGTCCGCTGA